The DNA window GCGAATATCAAAACAATGATGTTCCATACTGACATCAACTTATCCCCAAAAGTAAATAAAGTATTATCGTAACATCGAAGAAGATTAATCCAATACATTCACCTTCATCGGCTTGTTTTTAACCTGAACGCTTGCCCATTGGGCTGAGCTATTCCCATGCGGTGCCGGGTCTCCTTCGCGGCTTTGTGAAGGCCGCCGAAATCTTCCGCGCGGGCTGGAGGGCGGCGCACCTTCTGGAGACATTCATCCATGCGCCGCCGCACCCAATCCCGGGCCTCATCTTCGGCACAATGATTCATCACCTCCATCCAGCGGGTAGCGGCCCGGCGATACAGCCCTTTAGCTTCAAGTGCTTCTGCCTTGCTGTCGTTTACCATGTTGCGATCCCCCTCAGAGCGGTATGCTGTCATCAAATGGTGGTGTCTGGTCGTAGTCCTCATAGCCCGGCGGGGCCGGTTGCTGCTGCGCACGCCGTAGCGCGTCTGTTGCTTGCCCCTGCTGCCCCTGTCTGCCTCCGGGGCGGGCTGTTCTGGCGCTGATCACACTGTCGGCCAGTACCTGGTAACCCTGCTGGGTACCGCCATCCTGGCCCGTCCACTGATTGATCTGCATATTGCCCGCCACGCTGACGAGATCGCCTTTCTGGTGCTTGGCCAGCGCATCGGCCTGCTTCCCAAAGGCAATGACGCCCAGCCAGAAGGTAGCCTGCCCGTCCGCTGCGGCATTGCACGGCAGCGATACCGCCAGCCGGGCCATAGCCATGCTCGTACCTTTTCCCGTTGTCCGGGTCTCAGGGTCGGCCACCAGCCGCCCGTATGCTGAAATTTGTGCTGCCATGCTCACCTCTCTCTCGGCCAGTCTCTGTTTTTTTCTGATAATAAACAGAAATAGTGTTGGTTCAGTTGGTTCAGTTGGTTCACTGCCCGCCAGCCCGCGCCGTTACTGGGTTTTCCTGAACCAACTTCAGCAATTTTGCGTTGGTTCAGCGGGGCATTCTGTTGGTTCACCGCCTGCCAGGGAAAAAACTCTACGCGCCGGCGTTGGTTCAAAACAGGC is part of the Klebsiella quasipneumoniae subsp. quasipneumoniae genome and encodes:
- a CDS encoding PerC family transcriptional regulator, whose amino-acid sequence is MVNDSKAEALEAKGLYRRAATRWMEVMNHCAEDEARDWVRRRMDECLQKVRRPPARAEDFGGLHKAAKETRHRMGIAQPNGQAFRLKTSR
- a CDS encoding single-stranded DNA-binding protein, which codes for MAAQISAYGRLVADPETRTTGKGTSMAMARLAVSLPCNAAADGQATFWLGVIAFGKQADALAKHQKGDLVSVAGNMQINQWTGQDGGTQQGYQVLADSVISARTARPGGRQGQQGQATDALRRAQQQPAPPGYEDYDQTPPFDDSIPL